TTATACACGCATGGAATCCTCGAGCGCGTACAGTGTTTGCAGGCGGGCTTCTCGCCCGAGCAGCGGATTTTCTTGCGGCGGCATGCAATGCACGCCAGCGGCAGGCGCTTCCGCTCCTTCCCGGCCTTGGTCTTCATCTCGCTCCAAGCCGGTTTGACATCGTCATTTAATTGTTCAAAATTGGACTGGCCGTTGCCGGAATCATCTCGTCGGTCCACCGCGGGGTCGACTGTTTGTGTGCTACCAGGGTCACGGGAACTTGCATGGCTTTGGTTATCGAAGTCTTCGAGAGCTGCTGCCGCCTCCTCCTGGCCTAGGTCGAAGCTAACACCAGGGGCTTTCGATGGCAATTTGTCGGAGTCGGGTTGGATCATGACGGGTGAGGATACCCCAAGACCCAGGCCCGAAGCATCCTTCGGCACGGTCGGGAACAAAAGAAGGTGCTTTCGATATGGATTGCGAATTTATTTCGTGGTAGGTAAAGTTGGGGTGAAATACAGAGACCGAGAAAGCGGGAGAAAGGCGGGATTAAAAAGTGAAGTTGGAGGTCCAAATATGGGGAAAGGTTCAGCGGCAGAATGGTGGCTTGGCAAATAGTTCGGCAGCGGCGCCGACAATATGGACTTTCGACGACAATCTAAATTGGAGAATGAAGAGCCAACGTAAACTACAGCTCATAGAAAATTCCTGAAGCAGAGGAGGACATCTACCTAGGCATGCAACTGACTTGAGGCTACATATCAAATCTGGAGGTTTTGCCCTCCTTGAAATCTCACACTATTCCCGTATAGTTCTAGACTGGGAATGATTTTGCAACCCACCTTCTATCGAGCCATGAATATTAAAAGCGACCCCAGGCTCATGCTACTCCCATGGACATAATTGTTGGTGTGTCCGGCTCTCTCGGAACGGACCCGAACGCCTATGACGGTAAGAACAGCCCGATTGGCATCTGGGCTAGCATATTGGAAGCTTGACAGAAGACTAGGACGAGCATGTAGCTACGTGCCAGGGAATTTCTACTGAGTGCCCAATAAAAAAAACGTACTCCTTGATCCTGTTGAGTTCATTACATATGcaaatccttttttttttcccacacCGGCCGTCTCTAAATACTCTCTACTCATAGATAGGCCGAATTGACCGGGTTTTTTCTTAAGCAAACTCACCATCTTCATTGTACATGTCGCATTTCAGGACGCAAGCCATTCAACAGTTTTCATGTCTGAGTCTACGTGACTTTCGGGCGTCCGACCTTCTGGCGTGGTGTTGCGAGTTCAAGTGAGTTCAAAATCTCGCCACCGAGGATATAGATATTGTAGCTGGGAAACACGAGCCACATTCCACTGCATCAAATCAGTTCTACGTTTTGTGTAAACCTGCACTAGACGGAACTCACTTAGGGAGGATCCAGTAGAGGAAGAGAGTGAGCGGTTCGTTGTGACCGATATTCTCGAAGCCGGAGAAGGTCTCGTTGAGCCCTATCATTTTGTGTTATTATCTAATACACAAAGCCTAGGCAATGGATGTCGCTTACAGTAAAGGATCGTCTTGCTCAGGGTCATGACAGACGCGGTGTAGGCGACCAGAAGCGCGGTCGCACCAATGCGCCCAGCGACCACCTTCTCCCCCTTCAGCAACCAGGTGAATCCCTTGGAGATCTTCTGCGGTCCACCTCTCCCAACTGTCGATCCATAGTAGTAGACAATCCAGAGGTAGTAGATGTAACCGATAGTCTCCAGGACGTTGAGGATAGTCTGCGCAGCAGTGAAGCCATTATGCGCATTGAAGGCGGGCCAGCCGTAGATATAGTCAACCTTTCCGTACAGCGCGTAAGGTGTCCAGATAGGAGAGTGCAAGCTTCCACCGGGCATGCTATGCGGTCGCAGCAAGACATAGCCTGTATCCCAGATGACCAACGGAACTGAAACGATGAGCCAAAATGTCAGCGCAACGGCGGGTGTATGGGTCCATTTGCACGTATTGGCGCTGGTGGTAGCTGGAGGTAACTTGGCCAGCTCTTTCCCGGCCTCAGGGGAAGGAAATTCGCGGGGATGGTGTCGTGTGGAGACCATAATGAAATGGTTTGCGATACAGTAGAGATTTAATGCAATTTTAATAGTATTTGCCgcaagagggaaaaaaatcTAGATAGAAATCATGAGTTAGACACAGAGAAAGAGTGTCGGTGGTTTCATGGTGCGTTGAGCTCAGACGCGACTGACGGCCAATGACGTCGGGGGTAATCGCTATTTGCCTCTCGCTCTCGCTTTCGTATGGAGCTGAGTTGGGAAATTGACTGATTTTGTTAATTCTGTGAATCCCCTCGCAATGGGGTCTTATGGGTGTGGCTGACACGGTGAGGTCTCTACATCGCTATACTATCTTCCAACTCATTACTACCGCTACTGCCTCTAATCGGAACATTGTTCCTGATACAAGGTAAATTTAATTAGTACCTACCACTAGTAGTACTCAGGCAAGGATAATTATCCAAATAGCCAGGTTCTTTGAGATACACACAGAGTAACGACCTAGTTGACTATGTTGAAGTTGGAAAGTTAAGAGTGTGCCTCATACGTGTACACTCCGTATGTGTACGTGGTGTGCCTGAGGCAGGCAAAATGGATGCATCACTATTGTGTGACTACAACATTTTTAACACCAAACACTGGTTTCATAAGCTGAAACTAGGGGCGTATATGTGAGCATGGACCAAGGGATAAACGTGAAAGGCCAGGGGGACCCCCTTCGTCTGTGATCTGCACTTTTGTCCCCTTCTGCTTGTGCGGAGTGCGGTATCCATCTCCCGGATCACAACCTCAAAAGTCTctgttcttcttcaattttgTCCCGCCATGCCTTGCAAGTTCATCCAGATTAAGGAACCCCTGATTTGATATGAAGGTGAAGTATATATGCTAGGAATGGGCGGTTAATAGAGCCCTTAGTCTGGCATTCATTCGTATGCTGGTGAGGGGTCTAATACCCTTGAAGTCCTATTCGGAAGGGAGCGAAGATTAAGAGGAACCCCGGGCTCGGTCAAGGCCGTGG
The nucleotide sequence above comes from Penicillium digitatum chromosome 1, complete sequence. Encoded proteins:
- a CDS encoding Emopamil-binding, with amino-acid sequence MVSTRHHPREFPSPEAGKELAKLPPATTSANTCKWTHTPAVALTFWLIVSVPLVIWDTGYVLLRPHSMPGGSLHSPIWTPYALYGKVDYIYGWPAFNAHNGFTAAQTILNVLETIGYIYYLWIVYYYGSTVGRGGPQKISKGFTWLLKGEKVVAGRIGATALLVAYTASVMTLSKTILYWLNETFSGFENIGHNEPLTLFLYWILPNGMWLVFPSYNIYILGGEILNSLELATPRQKVGRPKVT